A part of Gadus morhua chromosome 17, gadMor3.0, whole genome shotgun sequence genomic DNA contains:
- the dysf gene encoding dysferlin isoform X10, giving the protein MLRCVLQRAYNLRHSDPLAGVTFRGTKKKTKVVKNNPNPVWNEGFEWDLKGIPLDSAAEIHCVVKDHEKMGRNRFLGESRVSLRDVLNSPNLAACFTVSLMDTKRNNTGATLSLQVSYIPPPGAAPIYQPPAQPEPSHYSNPHVELDTITMISMDTMGEEDTESMLMLEPSEEQGLDDGGRSLVDSGPQGPQGRETPTAQTPKRPPPSYKAQAGLRKRRRGAGSQNRALPNKPQDLQVRVRIIEGRQLPGINIQPVVKVTVAGQTKRTCIRKGNNPVFDETFFLNFFESPSDLFDEPIFITVCDSRMLRHDAVIGEFKLDVGTVYSEHRHCFMRKWLLLSDPDDLSAGVKGYVKVSLLVLAAGDEPPADQKECVEEKEDIEGNLLRPAGLTLRGAQFSLRVFRAEDLPQMDDAFMDGMRQILGFDSNRKNLVDPLVEVHFAGKTICTKVLEKSANPQWNQCLSMPIRFPSMCEKMRLRVLDWDRASHNDIIGTAHLCMSKISAPGGEIDVDDSLGFLPTFGPSWVNLYGSPREFHTFNDPHHTLNLGKGEGVSYRGRVLVELNTKLVERLEQRTEDIPSDDLLVVEKFLRKRKFSLFAAFYSATLLQDVDDAVQFEVSIGNYGNKFDYTCLPLASTTQFSRAVFDGCHYYYLPWGNVKPVVVLSSEWEDIRPRIEALNMLLHITNNLESNLRRVQLLVKAATDLEEVELAVVDLLDQVITDCSQELPSLDQWPCVTPLDKSLRNLRCLHLQQVLSGAQSLKHGPATDLSSVLELAQDWAARLRSLAEEPQNSIPDIVIWMMQGDQRVAYHRIPAHSVLFSHSHPGEHCGELQTVFLKYPQGTGAEAKLPGQLRVKVWFGLAADVKHFNQYAEGKLSVFAETYENQTRLALVGSWGTTGLTSPKFSDVTGRLKLPKESFKPSPGWSWAGDWFICPEKTMLYDTDAGHMTFTEEVFETQMRLPGGQWIGMPEGYTDVNGEKAVPKEEVEPPPGWVWDEVEWSEDLNRAVDDQGWEYGITIPPDRRPKSWVPAEKMYHTNRRRRWTRLRSRDLTSMAALRQQRPDDSEREGWEYSSLFGWRFHLKPKKTDSFRRRRWRCRMEPLEKTGPAAIFALECSLSSIEDRSDEKSVTTTFGVNRPTISCFFQSGTRYQLRCYLYQARDLPSMDKDSFSDAYAIVSFLQQSQRTVTVRNCLNPCWDQTLIFYQLDVFGDPASTLATPPRIVIELFDQDSYGADEYMGRCVCEPSVSPSPRLAWFPIRRGDRDAGELLAAFELIRRDQPAIHHIPGQDGDFSASHIFEELLLPGVPSENLQQLPEDSDLPCLPPQREPNVFMVPQSIKPALRRTAIEILAWGVRNLKSFQMASVSCPSLQVECGGVVVQSCVIRSMKKKPNFDVNTLLIDVRLPVEELYMPPIVIKVIDNRQFGRKPVVGQCTIRCLDDFRCEPQEELEEQEEETGDMALTPRDDILIDIDDKEPLIPGQEEEFMDWWSKFYASTGETSRCGTYLEKGLDTLQVYDWELERVDAFGGLSDFCQTFKLYRGKTQEEGQDPSLVGEFKGMFRIYPLPGDASSPMPPRQFTQLPSSGVEDCVVRVYVIQAHDLQPKDSNGKCDPYVKISLGKKTISDQDNYVPCTLEPVFGKLYELTCTLPLEKDLRVALFDYDMLSKDEKIGETVIDLENRFLSRHGARCGLPSTYCTSGVNVWRDQQSPSQLLSRVCERRGLRRPVYQRDRLTFRGRQYTAADLDDGKPLNPHLGPLMERLSLLILRGLGLIPEHVETRPLYSPLQPEIQQGRLMMWVDVFPKSLGPPGPPFNITQRKAKKFFLRCIIWNTVDVILDDVSISGEKMSDIYVKGWLHGHEHNKQKTDVHYRSLGGEGNFNYRLLFPFHYLPAEQLCFVDRKEHFWSVDKTEKKIAPKLTIQIWDNDKFSFDDYLGHLEMDLNSMLRPAKSSVKCGLAMLQQAADQRVSLFQQKSVKGWWPCSCQLNGATTLAGKVEMSLEVVSEEEQEERPAGVGRDEPNMNPHLEEPKRPDTSFLWFSSPYKTMRFILWTRFKWFILLFIILFLVFLFFGVFLYSFPNYAAMKMVGPFGPAKAAQ; this is encoded by the exons GCACCAAGAAAAAGACCAAGGTTGTCAAGAACAACCCTAACCCAGTGTGGAATGAG GGTTTTGAGTGGGACCTGAAGGGAATTCCTCTGGATTCCGCAGCAGAGATCCACTGTGTGGTTAAAGACCACGAGAAGATGGGGAGGAACag GTTCCTGGGTGAGAGCAGGGTGTCTCTCAGGGATGTCCTCAACTCTCCAAACCTGGCGGCTTGCTTCACCGTGTCCCTGATGGACACCAAGAGGAACAACACTgga GCCACACTAAGCCTGCAGGTTTCCTACATCCCTCCCCCCGGAGCAGCGCCCATCTACCAGCCTCCCGCCCAGCCTGAGCCCTCCCACTACAGCAACCCCCACGTAGAGCTGGACACCATCACAA tGATCTCCATGGACAccatgggggaggaggacacaGAGAGCATGCTGATGCTGGAGCCCAGCGAGGAGCAGGGCCTGGACGACGGGGGCCGCTCCCTGGTGGActcgggcccccaggggccccagggCAGGGAGACCCCCACCGCCCAAACCCCCAagagacccccaccctcctaCAAAGCCCAGGCCggcctgaggaagaggaggaggggggccggcAGCCAGAACAGAGCCCTCCCCAACAAGCCCCAGgacctgcag gtgCGTGTCCGGATCATCGAGGGGAGACAGTTGCCGGGCATCAATATCCAACCAGTCGTCAAGGTAACCGTTGCCGGGCAGACCAAGAGGACCTGCATTCGTAAGGGGAACAACCCTGTGTTTGATGAG accttCTTCCTGAACTTCTTTGAGTCACCCTCCGACCTGTTTGACGAGCCAATCTTCATCACC GTGTGTGACTCTCGCATGCTGAGGCATGATGCTGTCATTGGAGAATTTAAG CTGGATGTGGGGACAGTCTACAGTGAGCACA GACACTGCTTCATGAGGAAGTGGCTGCTGCTCAGTGACCCTGACGACCTCTCggcaggggtcaaaggttacgTGAAGGTCAGCCTGTTGGTGCTGGCGGCGGGAGACGAACCCCCG gcggaCCAGAAGGAGtgtgtggaggagaaggaggacatcGAGGGGAACCTCCTGAGACCGGCCGGTCTGACCCTCAGAGGAGCACAGTTCTCCCTCAGAGTCTTCAGAGCTGAAGACCTCCCTCAGA tGGACGATGCCTTCATGGACGGGATGAGGCAGATCCTGGGCTTCGACAGCAACAGGAAGAATCTCGTTGACCCGCTGGTAGAGGTCCACTTTGCAGGCAAAACC ATCTGCACCAAAGTGCTGGAGAAGAGCGCCAACCCCCAGTGGAACCAGTGCCTGTCCATGCCCATCAGG TTTCCCTCCATGTGTGAGAAGATGAGGCTCAGAGTTCTCGACTG GGACCGGGCGAGTCACAATGACATCATCGGCACCGCCCACCTGTGCATGTCCAAGATATCAGCCCCTGGCGGAGAGATCGATG tggACGACAGTCTGGGTTTCCTGCCAACCTTCGGGCCCAGCTGGGTCAACCTGTACGGGAGTCCGAGAGAGTTCCACACCTTCAACGACCCCCACCACACCCTCAACCTGGGGAAG GGTGAGGGCGTGTCGTACCGCGGCCGTGTCCTGGTGGAGCTGAACACCAAGCTGGTGGAGCGGCTGGAGCAGAGGACGGAGGACATCCCCTCAGATGacctgctggtggtggag aagttcctgaggaagaggaagttcTCTCTGTTCGCGGCGTTCTACTCCGCCACGCTCCTTCAGGACGTAGACGACGCCGTCCAATTCGAGGTCAGCATCGGTAACTACGGCAACAAGTTTGACTACACCTGTCTGCCGCTGGCTTCCACCACCCAGTTCAGCCGCGCTGTGTTTGACg GTTGTCACTACTACTACCTGCCGTGGGGTAACGTAAAGCCAGTGGTGGTCTTGTCGTCAGAATGGGAGGACATCAGACCCAGGATAGAAGCTCTCAACATGCTGCTGCACATCACAAACAACCTG GAGTCCAACCTGCGGCGGGTCCAGCTGCTGGTGAAGGCTGCGACtgacctggaggaggtggagctagCTGTGGTCGACCTGTTGGATCAGGTCATCACTGACTGCAG CCAGGAGCTGCCGTCTCTGGACCAGTGGCCGTGTGTGACCCCTCTGGACAAGTCGCTGCGTAACCTGCGCTGCCTCCACCTGCAGCAGGTGCTGTCGGGGGCCCAGAGCCTGAAGCACGGCCCCGCCACAGACCTGTCCTCCGTGCTGGAGCTGGCCCAGGACTGGGCCGCACGCCTCCGCTCCCTGGCTgaggag cctcaGAACAGTATTCCAGACATCGTGATCTGGATGATGCAGGGGGACCAGCGCGTGGCGTACCACCGCATCCCCGCCCACTCGGTGCTCTTCTCCCACTCCCACCCCGGGGAGCACTGCGGAGAGCTGCAGACCGTCTTCCTCAAG tatCCCCAGGGAACAGGAGCAGAGGCCAAGCTTCCTGGGCAGCTGAGAGTGAAAGTCTGGTTCGGATTGGCTGCGGACGTCAAGCATTTCAACCAATACGCTGAGGGCAAGCTGTCCGTGTTCGCAGAGACG TATGAGAACCAGACCCGGCTGGCCCTGGTGGGCAGCTGGGGGACCACGGGACTCACCTCCCCCAAGTTCAGTGACGTGACGGGCCGCCTGAAGCTGCCCAAGGAGAGCTTCAAGCCCTCCCCGGGCTGGAGCTGGGCGggggactggttcatctgcccCGAGAAgac GATGCTGTATGACACGGACGCAGGTCACATGACCTTCACAGAGGAAGTGTTTGAGACCCAGATGCGGTTGCCCGGGGGACAGTGGATCGGGATGCCGGAAGGGTACACAGATGTG AACGGGGAGAAGGCGGTGcctaaggaggaggtggagccccCTCCTGGCTGGGTGTGGGACGAGGTGGAGTGGAGCGAGGACCTCAACAGAGCTGTGGATGACCAag GCTGGGAGTACGGCATCACCATCCCCCCGGACCGCCGACCTAAGTCCTGGGTCCCCGCCGAGAAGATGTACCACAccaaccgccgccgccgctggacACGCCTCCGCAGCCGCGACCTCACCAGCATGGCCGCCCTccgacag CAGCGTCCAGACGACTCTGAGCGGGAGGGCTGGGAGTACTCCTCTCTGTTCGGGTGGAGGTTCCACCTGAAGCCCAAGAAGACGGACtccttcaggaggaggaggtggaggtgtcgCATGGAGCCCCTGGAGAAGACCGGCCCCGCCGCCATCTTTGCTCTGGAGTGTTCCCTG AGCTCCATTGAGGACAGGAGCGATGAGAAGTCTGTCACCACCACCTTCGGAGTCAACAGACCCACCATCTCCTGCTTCTTTCAGA gtggGACGAGGTACCAGCTCAGGTGTTACCTGTACCAGGCGAGAGACCTGCCATCCATGGACAAGGACAGCTTCTCAG ACGCCTATGCCATCGTGTCCTTCCTGCAGCAGTCCCAGCGCACGGTGACGGTGAGGAACTGCCTGAACCCCTGCTGGGACCAGACGCTCATCTTCTACCAGCTCGATGTGTTCGGAGACCCCGCCTCCaccctggccacgccccctcgcATCGTGATCGAGCTATTCGATCAGGACTCCTAC GGGGCTGATGAGTACATggggcgctgtgtgtgtgagccctcggtaagcccctccccccgcctggCCTGGTTCCCTATTCGCCGAGGGGACAGAGACGCTGGCGAGCTATTGGCTGCCTTCGAGCTCATCCGGAGAGATCAG CCAGCGATTCATCATATCCCAGGTCAAGAT ggggaCTTTTCGGCCTCCCATATCTTTGAGGAG TTGCTCCTGCCAGGTGTCCCATCTGAAAACCTGCAGCaattg CCGGAGGACTCTGACCTGCCGTGCCTGCCCCCCCAGAGAGAGCCCAACGTCTTCATGGTCCCCCAAAGCATCAAACCAGCCCTGAGGAGGACCGCTATAGAG ATCTTGGCGTGGGGCGTGAGGAACCTGAAGAGCTTCCAGATGGCCAGCGTTTCCTGCCCCAGCCTGCAGGTGGAGTGTGGGGGCGTGGTCGTCCAGAGCTGCGTCATCCGCAGCATGAAGAAGAAGCCCAACTTTGACGTCAACACCCTCCTCATCGACGTG AGActcccggtggaggagctgtacATGCCCCCCATCGTCATCAAGGTGATAGACAACCGTCAGTTTGGCAGGAAGCCGGTGGTGGGCCAGTGCACCATCCGCTGCCTGGACGACTTCCGCTGTGAGccccaggaggagctggaggagcaggaggaggagacag GTGACATGGCCTTGACTCCCCGTGATGACATCCTGATTGACATCGATGACAAAGAGCCTCTCATACCTGGACAG gaggaggagttcatGGACTGGTGGAGTAAGTTCTACGCCTCCACCGGAGAGACCAGCAGATGCGGAACCTACCTGGAGAAGGGCCTGGACACCCTgcag gTGTACGACTGGGAGCTGGAGCGGGTGGACGCGTTCGGCGGTCTCTCAGACTTCTGCCAGACCTTCAAGCTGTACCGCGGGAAGACCCAAGAGGAAGGACAGGACCCCTCCCTGGTGGGGGAGTTCAag ggtaTGTTTAGGATCTACCCCCTGCCCGGTGACGCCTCCAGCCCCATGCCCCCCAGACAGTTCACCCAGCTGCCCTCCAGTGGTGTGGAGGACTGTGTGGTCCGGGTCTACGTCATACAGGCCCACGACCTGCAGCCGAAGGACTCCAACGggaag tGTGACCCCTACGTCAAGATCAGTCTGGGGAAGAAGACCATCAGTGACCAGGACAACTACGTTCCCTGTACCCTGGAACCTGTGTTTGGAAA GCTGTATGAGCTGACGTGCACGCTGCCTCTGGAGAAGGACCTGCGGGTGGCGCTGTTTGACTACGACATGCTGAGCAAAGACGAGAAGATCGGAGAGACCGTCATCGACCTGGAGAACCGCTTCCTGTCCCGCCACGGAGCCCGCTGCGGTCTGCCAAGCACATACTGCAC gtcggGGGTGAACGTGTGGCGGGACCAGCAGAGTCCCAGCCAGCTGCTGTCCAGGGTGTGTGAGAGGCGGGGCCTAAGACGACCCGTCTACCAGCGAGACCGTCTCACCTTCAGGGGCCGGCAGTACACGGCTGCAGACctag atgATGGTAAGCCTCTGAACCCCCACCTCGGACCCCTGATGGAGAGACTGTCTCTCCTCATCCTGAGGGgcctgggtttgattcccgaaCACGTTGAGACCAGACCACTGTACAGCCCTCTGCAGCCAGAGATACAGcag GGGAGGCTGATGATGTGGGTGGATGTGTTCCCCAAGTCCCTCGGACCCCCTGGACCGCCGTTCAACATCACCCAGCGCAAAGCCAAgaa GTTCTTTCTGCGCTGCATCATCTGGAACACCGTCGACGTCATCCTGGACGACGTCAGCATCAGTGGAGAGAAGATGAGTGACATCTATGTCAAGGG gtggcTTCACGGGCACGAGCACAACAAGCAGAAAACAGACGTGCACTACCGCTCGCTGGGAGGAGAAGGAAACTTCAACTACCgactcctcttccccttccacTACCTGCCCGCTGAACAGCTCTGCTTTGTCGATAGGAag gaaCACTTCTGGAGTGTGGATAAGACGGAGAAGAAGATTGCTCCTAAACTCACCATCCAGATCTGGGACAATGACAAGTTCTCCTTTGACGATTACCTTG GTCACCTGGAGATGGACCTGAACAGCATGCTGCGGCCGGCCAAGAGCTCGGTGAAGTGCGGGCTGGCGATGCTGCAGCAGGCGGCCGACCAACGCGTCTCGCTGTTCCAGCAGAAGAGCGTGAAGGGCTGGTGGCCGTGCAGCTGCCAGCTCAACGGGGCGACCACACTCGct